The Brassica oleracea var. oleracea cultivar TO1000 unplaced genomic scaffold, BOL UnpScaffold01430, whole genome shotgun sequence genome has a segment encoding these proteins:
- the LOC106321321 gene encoding uncharacterized protein LOC106321321 produces MKKLLHIHKPIMLDSTNFGHWKVRMQHIIRGVDEDAWTSVEDGWSAPTVVLEDKSVGPKPKDQWTDGEKKASKFNSKALTVIFSSVDVEQFKIIQGCESAKQAWDTLINHFEGNTSVRRTHLDHLASKFENLRMSDDEPIDGFICKISELASEASVLGKKYEEKDLVKKLLRCLPPRFEAYKAVLTLDVDIDEMKFDQLSGILKVHDLEKIDRQSTNQKSIAFTAESKDDGQVTKIEENLSLMARNFNKFVKRMEKGGGRSNGRYQKNDVERGSSQHSKQDSSKNTKKCHECEGYGHFRSECPLAKRKEQKCIECKGIGHTRSECPSILKKEKSLMCFSDTESESDSDEESGKDSNAYSEDDDDLEQDLETEYKILFDKFYDLSHENLELLKEKAMLKAQINILELDQPSTKAKAYSIDREPDQEVLALKRAMTEQEQARKEAEAHVQRLSDLLAVETDRSRLLEIQLTENHKKVRILSAGTATLDHILTLGQCPSLNIGLGYKGSTSKAAETKFVREAPNEEKKPEEKGVPAERNENVLPKPRRRGNGCHFCGKRGHNARFCYFRRRQYERAWRLNLCFTEPTAYGCVWIAKRDLYPNYKENTHSELNTISVKSHTKAEHDLICNFVRVQVDTEIVSNVAYTSAEEASQSQLPWYFDSGCSKHMTGSEDYLEKLELIRGEKVTFGDGGQGKIRAIGITSRPDVPKLSNVYFVEGLKANLISVSQLCDEGLEVIFNSKECRAIDARNNVVLRGIRSGNNCYLWRPSNVCFMATESKLDLWHKKLGHMNTNGLSRLVNSNKSDALESFRILALQLKQDKGGIIQIKSDHGGEFQNEQFDKFYHSQGIRHQYAAPRTPQQNGVVERKNRTLQEMARAMLCGNSVPSGFWAEAINTACYVINRRTKFVGDNINVIFDDSIGFYEALVTQTIDGVTPSSSRQAENEVKDESEEDNEPEMTKVDLDQGKVHKNHSSSDEIGRLYDERVTRKKQINFKEMVKLACFMVKMNEVECFVSLIEPKNIQEALDDEFWTESMHLELEQFERLQVWVLVPRPKNVNIIGTKWIHKNKTDEEGNVIQNKSRLVGQGHSQIEGVDFDETFTPVARLESIRLLFGMACNLRIKLYQMDVKSAFLNGVLQEEVYVTQQKGFEDPHFPDHVYKLKKALYGLAPRAWYDRLTEFLVQAGFQRGGVDKTLFIGEDGDDMLIIQVYVDDIIFRGTSKQMVDDFMKTMTKEFEMSMVGELSYFLGLQIKQLTDGITVSQSTYAKNLIKRFGMQTSKTAKTPMSTTIKLSRDIDGKPVDEKLYRAMIGSLLYLTVIGYVTLKNSFRYISLPNRNMQPTRRSSRLSERGTSTPAPSGPSRKRIRKQRREITPPPSSPPAAYTSSSSTDDEVEAFQPKEPRYQASRAIFQARNQENPEMLRSNITPFSSRFVTSNSAERYEKLAPREFVIQQRLDVNDENLFDVKRVVVRSGLIYTLIDSDLFHPNVVKEFIANLGAAEDRGNGVAVFLRGSMVDFSPSLINGLYLVPGFEEEHDYLPADIDRVCSFLTDNRVQRWEAMSSKYLAPTNQVIYKL; encoded by the exons ATGAAGAAACTCTTACACATTCATAAGCCTATCATGCTGGACAGTACCAACTTTGGTCACTGGAAAGTGAGGATGCAACACATCATCAGAGGAGTTGATGAAGATGCTTGGACGTCTGTAGAAGATGGTTGGAGTGCTCCTACCGTTGTCTTGGAAGATAAGTCTGTTGGTCCAAAGCCTAAAGACCAGTGGACTGATGGTGAGAAGAAAGCGTCTAAGTTCAACTCTAAAGCTCTAACTGTCATATTCTCGTCAGTAGATGTTGAGCAGTTCAAGATCATACAAGGATGTGAATCTGCCAAGCAAGCGTGGGATACGCTCATAAATCACTTTGAAGGAAATACCAGTGTGAGAAGGACACACCTTGATCACCTAGCCTCCAAGTTTGAGAACCTGAGAATGAGTGATGATGAGCCGATTGATGGATTCATATGCAAGATCAGTGAATTGGCAAGTGAAGCGTCTGTTCTTGGCAAGAAGTATGAAGAAAAGGATTTGGTGAAGAAGCTGCTAAGGTGCTTACCACCACGGTTTGAAGCTTATAAAGCTGTTCTCACACTTGATGTTGACATAGATGAGATGAAGTTTGATCAACTCTCAGGCATTCTGAAGGTGCATGATCTTGAGAAAATCGACCGACAATCTACTAACCAGAAGAGCATTGCCTTCACAGCTGAGTCTAAGGATGATGGTCAAGTCACTAAGATTGAAGAGAATCTGAGTTTAATGGCTCGAAACTTCAACAAGTTTGTCAAGCGTATGGAGAAAGGTGGTGGTAGATCCAATGGACGCTACCAAAAGAATGATGTTGAAAGGGGCAGCTCTCAGCACTCAAAGCAGGATTCTAGCAAGAACACAAAGAAGTGTCATGAGTGTGAAGGTTACGGCCACTTCAGAAGCGAGTGTCCCCTTGCTAAGAGAAAAGAGCAAAAATGTATTGAGTGTAAAGGCATTGGGCATACACGCAGTGAGTGTCCTAGCATTCTCAAGAAAGAGAAGTCTCTTATGTGCTTCAGTGACACTGAATCTGAAAGCGACAGTGATGAAG AAAGTGGAAAAGACTCTAATGCTTACagcgaggatgatgatgatcttgaGCAAGATCTTGAAACTGAGTACAAGATTCTATTTGACAAGTTCTATGATCTCAGTCATGAGAATCTCGAGCTTCTCAAGGAGAAAGCAATGCTGAAAGCTCAGATTAACATACTGGAACTTGATCAGCCTTCCACTAAGGCAAAAGCTTACTCAATTGACCGAGAGCCGGATCAAGAAGTTCTTGCACTTAAGAGAGCGATGACAGAGCAGGAACAAGCTCGTAAGGAAGCTGAAGCACACGTACAAAGGTTGAGCGATCTCTTAGCCGTAGAGACTGATCGAAGTAGGCTACTCGAAATTCAACTAACTGAAAATCACAAGAAGGTTCGCATTCTCTCAGCTGGTACTGCAACTCTTGATCACATACTTACATTGGGACAGTGTCCGAGTCTCAACATTGGCTTGGGATATAAAGGATCTACCTCAAAGGCTGCTGAAACGAAGTTTGTGAGGGAAGCTCCTAATGAAGAAAAGAAACCTGAAGAGAAAGGGGTCCCTGCTGAAAGAAACGAGAATGTCCTTCCTAAACCAAGAAGACGTGGAAACGGATGTCATTTTTGTGGGAAACGAGGACACAACGCTAGGTTTTGTTACTTTCGAAGACGTCAGTATGAGAGAGCATGGAGGTTGAACCTGTGTTTCACCGAACCAACTGCTTACGGTTGCGTGTGGATAGCCAAACGTGATCTATATCCGAACTACAAAGAGAACACTCACTCTGAACTAAACACCATTTCTGTTAAGTCACACACTAAAGCAGAACATGATCTTATTTGCAACTTTGTGCGAGTACAAGTAGACACAGAGATCGTTAGTAATGTTGCTTATACCTCTGCTGAAGAAGCATCACAATCTCAACTTCCCTGGTATTTTGATAGTGGGTGCTCAAAGCATATGACTGGAAGTGAAGACTATCTTGAGAAACTCGAACTCATCAGAGGTGAAAAAGTTACTTTTGGAGATGGAGGACAAGGCAAAATTCGTGCAATTGGAATAACCTCCAGACCTGATGTGCCTAAACTCTCAAACGTTTACTTTGTTGAGGGTCTCAAGGCGAATCTGATCAGTGTGAGTCAACTATGTGATGAAGGATTAGAGGTTATCTTTAACAGCAAGGAATGTCGCGCCATTGATGCAAGAAACAATGTGGTGCTGAGAGGTATTCGTTCAGGGAACAACTGCTATCTTTGGAGACCTTCAAACGTGTGTTTTATGGCTACTGAATCCAAACTTGATCTCTGGCACAAAAAACTGGGTCACATGAACACCAATGGGCTTAGCAGACTCGTGAATAGCAACAAGTCTGATGCCCTTGAGAGTTTCAGAATCCTTGCTCTTCAGCTCAAACAGGATAAAGGAGGAATCATTCAGATCAAGAGCGATCATGGCGGTGAGTTTCAGAATGAGCAGTTTGACAAGTTCTATCACAGTCAAGGTATCCGTCATCAGTATGCCGCTCCAAgaactcctcaacaaaatgggGTTGTGGAAAGAAAGAATAGAACATTGCAAGAAATGGCTAGAGCAATGCTGTGTGGAAACAGTGTTCCATCTGGGTTTTGGGCGGAAGCAATCAACACTGCGTGCTATGTGATAAATCGG CGTACCAAGTTTGTTGGTGACAATATTAACGTCATCTTTGATGATAGTATTGGATTCTATGAGGCTCTAGTAACACAGACAATAGACGGTGTAACGCCAAGTTCTTCAAGACAAGCTGAAAATGAAGTGAAGGATGAGTCTGAAGAAGACAACGAACCTGAGATGACCAAGGTCGATCTTGATCAAGGAAAAGTACACAAAAACCACTCCTCGTCAGATGAGATTGGCAGACTGTATGATGAAAGAGTtacaagaaagaaacaaatcaacTTCAAAGAGATGGTCAAGTTGGCGTGTTTCATGGTGAAAATGAATGAAGTGGAATGCTTTGTGTCACTTATTGAGCCCAAGAACATTCAGGAAGCATTAGATGATGAATTCTGGACTGAATCGATGCACCTGGAACTTGAGCAGTTTGAACGACTCCAAGTGTGGGTATTGGTACCAAGACCAAAGAACGTAAACATCATTGGAACCAAGTGGATTCACAAGAACAAGACTGATGAGGAAGGGAATGTCATTCAAAACAAGTCGCGATTAGTTGGACAGGGACACTCTCAGATTGAAGGAGTAGATTTTGATGAAACCTTCACTCCAGTTGCGAGACTTGAATCAATACGACTACTGTTTGGTATGGCTTGCAACCTGAGAATCAAACTCTATCAGATGGATGTCAAGAGTGCCTTTCTAAACGGTGTATTACAAGAAGAAGTCTACGTAACACAACAAAAAGGGTTTGAGGATCCACATTTTCCGGATCACGTCTACAAACTCAAGAAAGCTCTTTATGGATTAGCTCCACGAGCTTGGTATGATCGTCTGACGGAGTTCTTGGTACAAGCTGGTTTTCAAAGAGGTGGTGTGGACAAGACTCTGTTCATcggagaagatggagatgataTGCTGATCATTCAAGTTTACGTGGATGATATCATTTTCAGAGGAACGTCTAAGCAAATGGTTGATGACTTCATGAAGACTATGACAAAGGAATTTGAAATGAGTATGGTTGGCGAACTGAGCTATTTCCTCGGACTTCAGATCAAACAACTAACCGATGGAATCACAGTGTCACAGAGTACCTATGCCAAAAATCTCATCAAACGATTTGGAATGCAGACAAGTAAGACTGCAAAAACGCCTATGAGCACAACAATCAAACTTTCCAGAGATATCGATGGGAAACCAGTTGATGAGAAACTCTACCGAGCCATGATTGGAAGTCTTCTTTACCTCACG GTCATCGGTTATGTCACTCTCAAAAACAGTTTCCGATACATCTCACTCCCAAATCGAAACATGCAACCCACCCGAAGAAGCTCCCGATTGTCTGAGAGAGGAACATCTACTCCGGCTCCCTCCGGACCTTCCCGCAAACGAATCCGGAAACAACGGCGAGAGATCACTCCGCCGCCGTCTTCTCCGCCTGCTGCATATACGTCTTCTTCATCTACCGACGACGAGGTTGAAGCCTTTCAACCCAAAGAGCCGCGTTATCAAGCAAGCCGTGCTATCTTCCAAGCACGAAATCAAGAGAACCCCGAGATGCTTCGTTCCAACATCACTCCGTTCTCGAGTCGCTTCGTCACGAGCAATTCGGCTGAGAGGTATGAAAAATTGGCTCCACGTGAGTTTGTGATTCAACAGAGGTTAGATGTGAATGATGAGAACTTGTTTGATGTGAAACGGGTGGTAGTTAGGTCGGGTTTGATCTACACTCTGATTGATAGTGATCTGTTTCACCCTAATGTGGTGAAAGAGTTTATTGCCAATTTGGGTGCTGCTGAGGATAGAGGAAATGGTGTTGCTGTGTTTCTTCGTGGGTCTATGGTTGATTTCTCGCCTAGCCTGATTAATGGTCTGTATCTGGTTCCGGGATTTGAAGAAGAACATGACTACTTGCCCGCAGACATTGATCGAGTGTGCTCGTTTCTGACGGATAATCGTGTGCAGCGTTGGGAAGCCATGAGCTCCAAGTATTTGGCCCCGACGAATCAAGTCATTTACAAGCTA